The Fragaria vesca subsp. vesca linkage group LG2, FraVesHawaii_1.0, whole genome shotgun sequence genome includes a window with the following:
- the LOC101295776 gene encoding V-type proton ATPase 21 kDa proteolipid subunit-like, translating to MSGAAIAVGYSSSWARALVQISPYTFSALGIAIAIGVSVLGAAWGIYITGSSLIGAAIKAPRITSKNLISVIFCEAVAIYGVIVAIILQTKLESVPASRIYAPESLRAGYAIFASGIIVGFANLVCGLCVGIIGSSCALSDAQNSTLFVKILVIEIFGSALGLFGVIVGIIMSAQATWPTK from the exons ATGTCAGGCGCGGCAATAGCGGTGGGTTACTCAAGCTCGTGGGCCCGCGCCCTCGTCCAGATCTCTCCCTACACTTTCTCCGCTCTCGGTATCGCCATTGCTATCGGCGTCTCTGTCCTCGGCGCCGCCTG GGGGATTTACATCACCGGCAGTAGTTTGATCGGCGCGGCAATCAAGGCTCCTCGCATCACTTCCAAGAATCTCATCAG TGTGATCTTTTGTGAAGCTGTTGCTATATATGGTGTTATTGTTGCAATCATTCTACAAACAAAGTTAGAGAGTGTTCCTGCTTCAAGGATATATGCTCCTGAATCTCTTAGAGCTGGATATGCAATCTTTGCTTCTGGAATCATTGTGGGATTTGCGAACCTTGTCTGCGG GTTGTGTGTGGGAATCATTGGAAGCAGCTGTGCGTTGTCCGATGCCCAGAACTCAACACTTTTTGTGAAGATCCTTGTGATTGAGATCTTTGGCAGCGCCCTTGGATTATTTG
- the LOC101291987 gene encoding pleiotropic drug resistance protein 1-like, whose amino-acid sequence MESSSGDVYRVSSARLSSSNIWRNSTMDVFSKSSHDEEDEEALKWAAIEKLPTYLRIRRGIFTEEEGEAREIDIKNLGLLERKNVLERLVKVADEDNERFLMKLKNRIDRVGLEFPTIEVRFEHLSVEAEAYVGGRALPTIFNFSANILEGFLSFCRIIPTRKHPFPILDDVSGIIKPKRMTLLLGPPSSGKTTLLLALAGKLAKDLKSSGRVVYNGHGMEEFVPERTSAYISQYDLHIGEMTVRETLAFSARCQGVGGRYEMLAELSRREKEANIMPEKDLDIYMKAASLEGQEASVVTDYILKILGLEVCADTMVGDEMFRGISGGQKKRVTTGEMLVGPARALFMDEISTGLDSSTTFQIVNSLRQSIHILNGTALISLLQPAPETYDLFDDIILLSDGQIVYQGPRENVLEFFEYMGFKCPERKGVADFLQEVTSKKDQEQYWFQKEEPYNFISSKEFSEAFQSFHIGRKLGDELATPFDKSKGHPAALTTKKYGVSKKELLKACIAREYLLMKRNSFVYIFKMTQLTLLAFISMTLFFRTEMPRHTVEDGGIFMGAMFFTIIIIMFNGFSELALTIMKLPVFFKQRDLLFYPAWAYSLPTWILKIPITFVEVAIWVFMTYYVIGFDPNPGRFFKQYLLLLFVNQMASGLFRFMGALGRNIIVANTFGSFALLAVLVMGGFILSRDNVQAWWLWGYWVSPMMYSQNAIAVNEFLGDSWSHVPPNSNESLGIMVLKSRGVFVEAHWYWIGVGATIGYIFLFNFFYTVALQYLDPFGKPQAVLSKEALAEKTAATAGGNLELSSRGNNSSGSVSSRTQSARVGSFNEANENRKKGMVLPFEPLWITFDEIKYSVDMPQEMKTQGITEERLPLLKGVTGAFRPGVLTALMGISGAGKTTLMDVLAGRKTGGYIEGDITISGYPKKQETFARISGYCEQTDIHSPHVTVYESLVYSAWLRLPPEVDSATRKMFVEEVMELVELTSIRESLVGLPGVNGLSTEQRKRLTIAVELVANPSIIFMDEPTSGLDARAAAIVMRTVRNTVDTGRTVVCTIHQPSIDIFDAFDELFLLKRGGEEIYVGPLGRHSSQLIKYFEEIEGVPKIKDGYNPATWMLEVTSAAQEVVLGVNFTDIYRSSELYRRNKDLIKELSTPPQGTQDLYFSTKYSQSFYYQCMACLWKQHLSYWRNPPYSAVRLLFTTFIALMFGTIFWDLGSKRKNQQDVFNAMGSMYAAVLFIGVQNATSVQPVVAVERTVFYRERAAGMYSALPYAFGQVVIELPYIFVQTVIYGVIVYAMIGFDWTVSKFLWYLFFMYFTFLYFTFYGMMTVAVTPNHNIAAIVSSAFYAIWNLFSGFIIPRTRMPIWWRWYYWICPVSYTLYGLVASQFGDIKEVMESGESVEDFVRNYFGYRHDLVGIIAVVLVGISVLFGFTFAFSIKAFNFQKR is encoded by the exons ATGGAGAGTAGTAGCGGAGATGTATACAGAGTGAGCAGTGCTCGTCTGAGCAGTTCAAACATTTGGAGGAACAGTACCATGGATGTTTTCTCCAAGTCTTCACACGATGAAGAAGATGAAGAAGCACTGAAATGGGCTGCCATTGAAAAACTGCCAACTTACCTGCGTATAAGGAGAGGCATTTTCACTGAGGAAGAAGGCGAAGCCAGAGAGATTGACATCAAGAATCTTGGGTTGCTAGAGAGAAAGAATGTGTTGGAGAGGCTGGTGAAAGTTGCAGATGAAGATAATGAGAGGTTCTTGATGAAGCTCAAGAACCGGATTGATCG GGTTGGACTTGAGTTTCCGACGATTGAAGTCCGGTTTGAGCATTTGAGTGTTGAAGCAGAAGCTTATGTAGGAGGGAGGGCGCTGCCTACAATCTTTAACTTTTCAGCTAATATCTTGGAG GGCTTCCTGAGTTTCTGTCGCATTATTCCAACTAGAAAGCATCCATTTCCAATCCTTGATGATGTTAGTGGAATTATCAAACCAAAGAG AATGACATTGCTTTTAGGTCCCCCAAGCTCTGGAAAAACCACACTACTTTTGGCTTTGGCTGGAAAACTTGCTAAAGATCTAAAA TCTTCTGGGAGAGTTGTATATAACGGACATGGGATGGAAGAGTTTGTACCGGAGAGAACATCAGCTTATATAAGTCAGTATGATCTCCACATAGGGGAAATGACAGTGAGAGAAACACTGGCTTTCTCAGCAAGGTGTCAAGGGGTGGGAGGACGTTATG AAATGTTGGCAGAGTTATCAAGGAGAGAAAAGGAAGCCAATATTATGCCAGAGAAAGATCTTGATATCTACATGAAG GCTGCATCATTAGAAGGGCAGGAGGCCAGTGTAGTTACAGATTACATACTCAAG ATTTTGGGACTTGAAGTTTGTGCTGACACCATGGTGGGAGATGAAATGTTCCGAGGTATATCTGGTGGACAAAAGAAGCGAGTCACAACAGGGGAGATGCTGGTTGGACCTGCAAGAGCACTTTTTATGGATGAGATATCAACTGGTTTAGACAGTTCAACAACATTTCAGATAGTGAATTCCCTCAGACAATCTATCCACATCCTCAATGGAACTGCTCTTATATCTCTTCTCCAGCCAGCACCTGAAACATATGATCTGTTTGATGACATAATTCTCTTGTCAGATGGGCAAATTGTATACCAAGGTCCCCGTGAAAATGTGCTAGAGTTCTTTGAGTATATGGGCTTCAAATGTCCAGAAAGGAAAGGAGTTGCTGACTTCCTTCAAGAA GTGACATCAAAGAAGGATCAGGAGCAGTACTGGTTTCAGAAAGAAGAGCCTTATAATTTTATATCTTCAAAGGAATTTTCTGAAGCATTTCAGTCATTTCATATTGGTCGAAAACTAGGTGATGAGCTTGCCACTCCATTTGATAAGTCTAAAGGTCACCCTGCCGCTTTAACAACTAAGAAGTATGGTGTTAGCAAGAAGGAACTGCTCAAAGCTTGCATTGCTAGAGAATATTTGCTCATGAAGAGGAATTCATTTGTCTACATTTTCAAAATGACCCAG CTCACTCTATTGGCCTTTATATCAATGACACTTTTTTTCCGTACTGAGATGCCCCGACATACAGTTGAGGATGGTGGGATTTTCATGGGTGCTATGTTCTTTACAATCATCATAATTATGTTCAATGGGTTCTCCGAGCTTGCCTTGACTATCATGAAACTTCCTGTATTTTTCAAGCAAAGAGACCTTCTATTCTATCCTGCCTGGGCATATTCCTTACCAACATGGATCCTTAAGATTCCCATCACCTTTGTTGAAGTTGCCATTTGGGTATTCATGACATACTATGTGATTGGTTTCGATCCAAACCCCGGAAG GTTTTTCAAGCAATATCTTTTGCTCCTATTCGTTAACCAGATGGCATCCGGATTATTCCGATTTATGGGGGCATTAGGGAGGAATATAATTGTTGCCAACACATTCGGTTCTTTTGCTCTACTGGCAGTTCTGGTTATGGGTGGCTTCATCTTATCCCGAG ATAATGTGCAGGCGTGGTGGTTATGGGGTTATTGGGTCTCACCAATGATGTACTCCCAGAATGCTATAGCTGTCAATGAATTTCTAGGAGACAGTTGGAGTCAT GTTCCTCCCAACTCAAATGAGTCATTAGGGATCATGGTCTTGAAGTCTCGTGGGGTTTTCGTAGAAGCACATTGGTACTGGATCGGAGTAGGAGCTACAATTGGATATATATTTCTATTTAATTTCTTCTACACTGTGGCGTTGCAATATCTTGATC CATTTGGGAAACCTCAGGCAGTACTCTCCAAAGAAGCTTTAGCTGAGAAAACTGCTGCTACAGCTGGAGGAAACCTAGAGCTATCATCAAGAGGAAATAATTCTTCAG GAAGTGTATCATCTCGAACACAGTCTGCTAGAGTGGGCAGTTTTAATGAAGCCAATGAAAACAGGAAGAAGGGAATGGTTCTTCCTTTTGAACCCCTTTGGATTACATTTGATGAAATCAAATATTCTGTGGACATGCCCCAG GAAATGAAAACTCAAGGAATAACTGAGGAACGGTTACCACTTCTAAAGGGTGTGACTGGTGCTTTTAGGCCTGGAGTTTTAACAGCTCTAATGGGCATAAGTGGTGCTGGAAAGACTACTCTAATGGATGTGTTGGCAGGAAGAAAAACTGGTGGATATATTGAGGGAGACATAACCATTTCCGGGTATCCAAAAAAGCAAGAAACATTTGCTCGTATATCAGGATACTGTGAGCAAACCGATATACACTCTCCTCATGTTACAGTATATGAGTCTTTGGTTTATTCTGCATGGCTCCGCTTGCCTCCTGAGGTTGATTCTGCAACTAGAAAG ATGTTTGTTGAGGAAGTCATGGAGCTTGTGGAATTGACATCGATAAGGGAGTCACTTGTGGGATTGCCAGGAGTGAATGGTCTCTCAACTGAGCAGCGTAAAAGGCTGACCATTGCTGTAGAACTTGTTGCCAACCCTTCCATAATATTTATGGATGAGCCAACCTCTGGCCTTGATGCCAGGGCAGCTGCTATTGTAATGAGAACAGTGAGAAATACTGTGGACACAGGGCGTACTGTAGTATGCACTATCCACCAGCCAAGCATTGATATTTTTGATGCTTTCGATGAG CTGTTTCTGTTGAAAAGGGGAGGTGAAGAGATATATGTTGGCCCTCTAGGCCGCCATTCTTCCCAGTTGATCAAGTACTTTGAG GAAATTGAAGGGGTTCCCAAAATCAAGGATGGTTACAATCCAGCAACTTGGATGTTGGAAGTTACTTCAGCAGCCCAGGAAGTTGTTCTCGGTGTTAATTTTACTGATATATACAGGAGCTCAGAGCTATATAG GAGAAACAAGGATCTGATCAAGGAACTAAGTACTCCTCCGCAAGGCACACAAGACTTGTACTTCTCTACGAAATACTCTCAATCTTTCTACTATCAGTGTATGGCTTGTTTATGGAAACAACATCTATCATACTGGCGAAACCCACCATACAGTGCAGTGAGACTCCTATTCACCACTTTCATAGCCTTAATGTTTGGAACAATATTCTGGGATCTTGGCTCCAAAAG GAAAAACCAACAAGATGTATTCAATGCCATGGGTTCCATGTACGCCGCTGTTCTCTTCATTGGAGTACAAAATGCCACATCGGTGCAGCCAGTTGTGGCTGTCGAGAGGACAGTCTTTTATAGAGAAAGGGCTGCTGGAATGTACTCAGCATTGCCATATGCCTTTGGACAG GTTGTGATTGAGCTTCCATACATATTTGTCCAGACTGTCATATATGGAGTCATAGTTTATGCCATGATTGGATTCGACTGGACAGTGAGCAAGTTCCTTTGGTATCTCTTCTTCATGTACTTCACTTTCTTATATTTCACATTCTATGGGATGATGACTGTCGCTGTTACGCCCAACCACAACATTGCTGCCATAGTGTCCTCTGCTTTCTATGCAATATGGAACCTTTTCTCAGGATTCATCATTCCCCGAACA AGAATGCCAATTTGGTGGAGATGGTACTATTGGATCTGCCCGGTTTCATATACATTGTATGGACTGGTTGCTTCACAGTTTGGAGACATAAAAGAAGTAATGGAGTCAGGAGAAAGTGTGGAGGACTTTGTGAGGAACTACTTTGGTTACAGACACGACTTAGTAGGTATTATCGCGGTTGTTCTTGTCGGGATTTCAGTGCTTTTCGGGTTCACCTTTGCCTTCTCGATCAAGGCATTCAACTTCCAAAAGAGATGA
- the LOC101305044 gene encoding shikimate O-hydroxycinnamoyltransferase-like, with protein sequence MAKVKIICTRTVVSTKPVEVEKCHSLSVLDRIMEKKHLRMVLYYASMGVPEPGEVTRRRRESISDALTSFPIMTGRLARNERGQWTSKFNDAGVRMVEVRAKGSLEEWLRNVDREKELMLVYWEEMDHRPLLWSTFYVQLTEFEDGGLAIGLSCNHLLADPTSATMFLKAWADASFPGKLLQPPFFHPLLPRRSGNKKLDHKPYTSLINHYKDSIKNSMQLPANKSHTTVAFAFSDSMVRACIAMAQPIGATNRSKPSPFEALAGLFWFCISKVKGIGNELINMSICMDMRTVLGLDKGFFGNCMVYNKVHQEGFQGNNLSEAVSSIGEVVAKMDCEGIMDLIEWLEHTDDQCPLLMNDSDLICASLEAVDPFSTVFEDGNAPIRVSYYVEPVLRLGQVLIFPAKPGDGELSRVVMVTLPHDEMAKLHEDELVRRLSPTIFTDMHKIKTS encoded by the exons ATGGCCAAGGTCAAAATCATTTGCACACGAACAGTCGTGAGCACGAAACCTGTTGAGGTCGAAAAATGCCACTCTTTATCGGTTCTTGACCGAATAATGGAGAAGAAACACCTTAGAATGGTGTTGTATTACGCATCAATGGGTGTGCCAGAGCCCGGTGAAGTCACTAGGAGGCGTAGAGAGTCCATTTCGGATGCGCTTACAAGTTTTCCGATAATGACAGGCCGGTTGGCGAGGAATGAGAGAGGGCAGTGGACATCGAAGTTCAATGACGCTGGAGTGAGAATGGTGGAAGTTAGGGCTAAAGGGAGTTTGGAGGAGTGGCTAAGAAATGTGGATAGGGAGAAAGAGCTTATGCTTGTCTATTGGGAAGAAATGGACCACCGTCCCTTGTTATGGTCTACATTTTATGTGCAG CTTACCGAATTTGAGGACGGTGGTTTAGCAATTGGGTTAAGTTGCAATCATCTTCTGGCAGATCCAACTTCTGCAACTATGTTCCTCAAAGCCTGGGCCGACGCAAGCTTCCCTGGAAAGCTGTTGCAGCCACCATTTTTCCACCCACTGCTGCCACGGAGGTCCGGAAACAAAAAACTCGATCACAAACCGTATACCTCCTTGATCAACCACTACAAAGACTCCATCAAGAATTCTATGCAGCTTCCGGCAAACAAAAGTCACACAACTGTTGCCTTTGCCTTCTCGGACTCCATGGTTCGGGCCTGCATTGCCATGGCCCAGCCCATTGGTGCGACCAACAGATCCAAACCATCACCCTTCGAGGCCCTAGCTGGGCTCTTCTGGTTCTGCATTAGCAAGGTGAAAGGAATTGGAAATGAGCTAATCAACATGTCTATATGCATGGATATGAGAACGGTTTTAGGTTTGGATAAAGGTTTCTTTGGAAATTGCATGGTTTATAACAAAGTGCATCAAGAGGGTTTCCAAGGAAACAACTTATCAGAAGCTGTGAGTTCTATAGGTGAAGTGGTCGCAAAAATGGACTGCGAAGGCATCATGGATTTGATAGAGTGGCTCGAACATACTGATGATCAATGTCCTTTGTTGATGAACGATTCTGATCTCATTTGTGCTAGCTTAGAGGCCGTAGACCCGTTTTCAACAGTTTTCGAAGACGGGAATGCACCCATTCGCGTGTCGTATTATGTGGAGCCAGTGTTAAGGTTAGGACAGGTTCTAATTTTTCCGGCAAAGCCAGGAGATGGTGAATTGAGTAGGGTGGTAATGGTTACACTTCCACATGATGAGATGGCCAAGTTACATGAAGATGAGCTTGTTCGACGCCTTTCTCCGACTATCTTCACAGACATGCATAAAATAAAAACCAGCTAA